The sequence aacagttaAGAGCATGCTTGTTAACATTTCTATtcacatataatagtatataagtatatgattcgGAAACATTGCTTTTtgcttatataaattatcagtatttttatttaaacattattggtGATAAACTTGTAATTAAACAAAgttctaatttataatagttttctattaataaagattatttatttaatatattttttattttacagaactGATAATGAATTTACATTAAAAGTTgaacaaataattgataaagtAAATATGCAACGTTGTTTACTTGTAAATAAATTGTCAAATGATGATTCATCTAAAATGGAGAAATTAACTAATCTTCTCAATACAAGTAATTGTTATCGTCAAGTTCTAAAAGAACATTTAAAGTTCATGTACAATCAGCTCAAATATTTAACTGCTGTTGAATTACAAAAGCAAAACTCTCAGCTCAATAAGCAAATAGTATGATCAACAATTAATGTATACCtcctttaaaaatagtttttttcacCATGAATCAATTGTTTTTGTAACAGAATAATTTATGTGATGAAAGAATCACATTAACAAAATTGCTTGtggattttattgataaaaaaaagcaaaatcaaaaatatctaaTTCAAGAATTAGAAGCTCAAAATGTTGAACTTGTAAgtgagattaaaataatttaaagatacataatactattagtttaatatataaataattaactgtacATATAATACAGAGACCTGTTCTTCAACACACAGCTATCAGCTCAATTAACTTATAATGGAATAAGagtgtattgttattataaatttggaaAGGATTGAAAAAAAGTCAATTATTAGTCTAATGttgttaaatatacacataatagcttttaaaatccttagaaaatatatgttgcaatgtgttacattttttatcaactttttaattggtaaattaaattattaaaaaatatttggttttttttattattaaaccttAACATACAATCCTCAATAttctaaatgtaaaaaaaaaaaatttaattcctaataattttaaattaaaatgtttcttaCAATTGATATcccttaattaatttaattacatataattttttcattaattatcttcatctaaacaattttttaacttgcttattgtataagtataatgaatGCATAGATTTCAAAATAACGAAACCaagttttgttttcaatatagattaaaaatatatattcaatgaattatattttttttaggaaacGACAACAAAATGGTTATCACAGTATACAAAATTGGTTAATGACATGCCGTCAGAGTTAACATTTTCCAAGAGCACAATCAACCCAACATTATTACATAGGGTGTGTACAGCTGGTGGTGGTCATCTTCTGCTATttgttttggaaaataatttggAATTACCATTGACAAAAGAATACCTTGCAAaagtataattgatattatttatttatattctcagtatttattataagtatgtttatttattagatgGGAGTTAATAACTGTGACGatcaagaaatattaataaatacattaaattattttcctatGCCATCTGCTCCAACAGAAAATGAGTTTCCTCCATCGGCTCCATTTTTAGAAGAAGTTGAATGCATTGTCTGCATGGaaacaaaagtaatattttatactactattattctacacataattattgtttacttataataattgggTAAATTATTGGTGGTAatggtgtataaataatatgtactataactTAAGATTATATCAGATTATGagtaaatttatacataattgaataaaccactaaatgtaaataaaacctAGGTTATCGCTCTGCTATGCAGCAGCCAGTAAGTGTCAAGTGTACATcaaagaattttcatttttgaccTCTTAGAAGTATTAACTGtcaaattatcataaatcaCTCTCAAAATTGAAgatcagtttttttaattaatattaaatgtacatacaaaaaaataaaaatataatacattgaaaaatcaatatattcattgctccattcagaatctaaaatatagaaCTTTGTTCAATATTCTCAATGatgagaataaattaattattaaataatccaaaaataaatatgcaaaaccacaaaaatttattgttgtaaaacttttacttttgaatatcatgtatgatattttttttattgatttttaatttactgttgTATTGTGAgccttaattataaaatataataattttttttaacctttaatattaaattaacagctagtttatatatttatatttttaaattgtcttataagttataataattaaattttcaatatttatttagtaatttaaatcttggaattaaacaaactttaaaaatgaattggtattgtatgtatactctttcatgaattttattaaattaataaataaaagtaacttgttttatatgaattatacaaaCACAATATTCATTGCAAAAACTTCTCACTAACAACAACACTTACATTGtatatgtatttcaatattaaacttaataaataaataataagcatttaatattacttattattattaatagttatttaagtgATCACTTATAAAGTGAATAACTGGTTTAATTCTTAGTTTGGAGACatgttttggaattttttttaacttaattttatttatattagctcatatatgaattaattgttttttgtttcagTTTGACACTTTGTTTGTTCCCTGTGGACACTTATGTTGCTGTTGGAAATGTTCAGAACAAATTTCATTGTGCCCTATGTGCAGAACTGAAATCTCACATAAATTTGATGTTAAAAGTATAACCTGACTATTACTAATATCAGTTTTTTCATTCTTAgcattgataatattaacaagtggttacttattattattatagcatttatATAGCAGAAATAACTATAGTGttcataatactaatattttgataataataaagactTATTtagcttatataaaattatatttttacacatattttcatatactattactgttatttaatccatgttaatacattataatacatttattttttttattgtactaaaaattacatattttataataaaaataataaatgttcaaaaaaacttaataataatcataattccaGATCATCGTCAACCAAATCAATCACATCGGCATCATCTGTGTTTTTGTTTGGTGTCGGCTTTTTGGTATCTTTCTTTTGTTGTTTTGTCGACTTGAAGTCTATaggaaaaaaacaatacaaatgttACACATAAAACAGACATTTAACACTAAGATTTCATTGTAGTTCTATCatgaattaaatatgttaacgccaatgtaattatttattgctcATTTGGATTTGTATTCGATTCCCTAGTTTCACATTGTGGCAGGAGgaggtttaaataaatatttattcatctcTTGCCATTCCATATGCTACTAGTAGTAAGTCAaatccaaattaaaataataagtaataattattgcattgGTATTGTGTTATTTAATCTATGATTCTAGTGATGGATGGAGGTCAAATATGTTtgagtaaaaaatgtaatttaaggaAATATAGGAGTAATAGATACTCGCATTGATATTtataaggtaaataatatatatataaatattatagggtaaatattattttttctagaaaAGGTTAGGTAGCTATGTAAAATTCTTTGATGatagttctatattatattacactagtAATgatcaattatcataatatacttgtattttcAATTTGATTACTAGAGAAAGTTTAAATgagttgatttatttaatttaattttgtgtatggTAAAAAACTGTGAATTCAAATCATTTACCTAATTACAACTAATATGTAATCTATTTAATCGCttactatttttctttttagttttagacattatatttgttattacaacTAGTCAtctgataatttaattaaaagtaaaatatattaggtacctaattagaTCCCAACAGTAAAAACTATAACTATTTAGGTTTGgatcataaattttatttacagattatttgataattaaatattattatttaataatttgatcaaCTGTAAtagtaattaacattttacatacatCGGTGAAATGATTATATTGGTTTaccaaaataataagttattaatgacttaaaatatttctttaagacCTGTTTCCATTAACAAATTGAAACATATAGGTATTTCGGTATACCTAATAAGCAACTTTAATACTTTTCACAGTCACCGTTGAGAAACAACAATGACTAGACGTTTATCCATCACTTACTAATACAAGCAGATGGTGgtgaatcgtataatataatgtatcaacATACCTTCTAATAGTTGTTGTAATGGTTCGATCAGACATTCAAAATCGACTTGGGACAATGCTTCCAGTACATCTTGGGCACTGATGGTCTTCTTGTTCCTACTGGTTGCGATCGTGGTAGCTTGATTGCTCACGTACAATATGAATACGGACGCCGCTCTGGCCAACGCGGTCTTAGCTTCTTTCGACACAATGATGTTGGCCGGTAACACTTCCTTGGCGATACGGGTGATCGCGGTCACCGGTAGATTTAAATCTTCCAGACGTTCGGCCATTGCGATCACCTATGACGATACTCTGTTACGAAATTGTAGATCGATCTCGTAGCATTCATCAAAAACCGGAACAAGCGTTGCAGACCGACGTTCGTCGACAAGACTACTGGTCTTGGCCAAGTCCACGTGATGGCAATTCGAAAAACAATCGGATGTGCCTACTAAAGAATAAAGACGAAACTGTAAAATAGTAATACTCACAAGAACCGAAGGACAACAGCAAAATAGTGAGCGGTGTAGTCGCTCACTGAAACGCTTTGTTTACGATAACATCGAAAATTAAAACTCTGGAAGGCGGGAACGTGTGATCGACGCGAAAACGTCGTGATGATACCTATTAAAGTGATAAGAAATCTTGTATGTTCGGTTGCAGTACAATACATATCAGGCGTCGGGCATGTATAATGCAATCTAATCACGAGATtgcatcacataatataatcatatcatTCATagctaaatttaataaataatataaattctgcGTTTCAGTTTGAAATGGGCGCGGACGATTCAAATTGAAAAAACATTACTTAGATCTATAATAATCCTATCTAAATTGTATCTTAAATCGTGGTGAAACGGTAAGTTGTATTGGCGTAGGTGGTATAGGTATTGTGTTAGACCAGCGTttcttaaacttattttatccGTGGAACCCTTTTTGATGTCCACTTTTATCGCGGAAcccctactttttttttactttcttgcaaataaattataatcatataataatattgtgttaaaggtatttaattaaaaaaacatgttaaaataaaaataaaaataaaaataaaaataatcgtgtatatacataataatactttaataataattactttaattacactaagtatacattttaatgggacaagtgaaattgttttttatttttacaaatattcctAATATTGGggtttattaatgaaaatttcattaaaatattaggttCGGCATCAAGTCTGttgcgatatattttttttatcaatacataGGTGGAGAACCCCGTTTCACACATAAAGTGGTTGCAAATGGTAAAAGTTCCAACACGGCCTTTTGTGACAATTGAGGATATTCATCTTTTGAACTGCACCAAAATTAGAGATTAGGCTATTCCATACggcttacattattatttaatatacaaatttttttttctttaatgcaAACTATTTTTCTCCACTACTAATACttagtttgatattttaaattaattttcttgacaattttgaaaaaattacttaaGCTTCGCGGAACACAGTTTAAGAAACGCTGTGTTAGACAAtagatgattataatattgttaattattatatgagaacagtttaaataactaattctgGTGCCAATATTTCATTGTTTGTAGCcacaaaattaatgaaattataaactataactataataagtggGTATATCAAATGCAattgaaaagtaataatattacgactGTGCACCTAAGTGCAGCGAAAAAATCTGATTTGCTGGAATTGAGTAAGCAAAACTTAATACcccaattatatcataattattttaacagtatttAGACATGACGTATTTATgactttttatattgtaaaatagtatGTACGTGCTGCAATAGACACATTTTTCTCTGTTtagatatagttttattttatacttatcacATATATCAgacaattgatatatttttaagcttacaaaaaaataaaaatataaaataaaatctgacGCAATACAAcaatcataatacataatacgtatccttttatttattacaaatatacctaactcaaaatatatgacaaaaaaataaaaagcaaaataGACATAACacataactaattttaatattggacGATTTAGaccaaagaatttttttaaatttgtaagatACATCATACATGTTTGatagagtataataatttgaatctaTTAGTGTAAATACCAAGTATGTAGAATgcataggcgcaatttgagttttaatttGGGGGGGAgggctattataatttgcatgtatgtaTACTCCCTAGGATATATAAAGGTTGAAGGGGATATAAATACAGACTAGCCCTCCAAGCCTCCTCAAATTGCGCTTATGGTAGAATgagaactttaattttaattttcgtttttagccattatgatttttatctgtactgtataattgttatatttgagTTGTCGTTTTTCTTCTGGGTCGATATGACGATATGTAGGATTCTGAGTGAAATAGCGATTGCGTTTATTGGTTataaaatgatgttttttttttttggtataataaccaaaaaaaaaataattattatagtaattgtaGACTTGAATCATTTTatcaagataaaaataatattttttcaacatttataatcattttagttactattatttagtgaagtttttataaataattaattaattaattcaatttgtagtaaattgaaaatattaaatattatttaataattataaaatgtactttcctatttatttatttatttaaggcctccacaatgtatatatatttcactCCTTAAACATAAAACTATGTATTACGTCTATAACCGTTTAgtcgataaaatgttttaatgtctAATGAGTGAAGTACTTACATAAAGCTAATATACCACTATACCAGTGACACAAATTTTGGCTGACGCCTGACACTCGTAAAGtcgtaaagttaaaaataacttaacttaatcttaagttatttcaaattaaaatgatagATTGATAGGGGTATTAGGCtccacaaattaaaaaaaacaacaactatGTCGATTGACATAAGAAAATTGACTTTATATTgagatacaaaaattaaaaattaattataaaaaatgaattaataatgttgttttatctataaattatattaagtagttCATTCAGTTTCGTGTATTGTTTCGACAGCTGTTCGATTTTGTTTAACaagtatggtttttattttattttggccaGTCTTTTCTTAACAAAATTATAGCAATTTTACCTggaattataaactaaaatgttttttatttttttgaaaatgtattccataatttttttgaccAAAAATAACATGTTGCTATTTACTTATtccttaatattatacaataatatccaATGTGATAAGttcctattaatatattttttgcctTTTGTGCCAagcttttgtatttataattattgttggctTTTCGTAATGTGACCTTATCTTTAATACTTTCAGCCATTTGACCGTCAGCGTTATGTCCTTCAATCGTTCGGTTTCATCCTAATGTCTGCATCTCAAAATGCAAAAGGTTAAACGTATTAATCGTTAGATCTTAAATGATCATATGAAACCatagttaatgataataattgatgtGTAAGTTTCTTTCGTGCCAGTGAACGAGCGTTTTTTTCACACAAGAAAAAATGATACAGAATAAGATTATTACTAgctttatacctactatattttagtgtgcttaaatgtatatttatagaagATAGAACTTTGTTGTAAGTTCATaacatctaaaaatttaaaatagaatctCTAAAAGAACAGTATCTATATAGTTGTTGTTACTGGTGATTTTGCAGATGACAAAACTCTTAACAGTTGAGATCCCAAAATAGCTTAATTATTCTAATCACACTTAAGCGAGTTAAGCGTTAAGCCTATACCTCAAATATGAATGAATTGGGAATGTAATAAGTCAATTAGTTGTAAATTCACCATATTAGATCAAGAAACTGCAGCAGTCTGGTAACTATATATAAGAAAATCGTCAGTCGTTAGACCATTTTTTCttcattatatatagtaaacacattattttaagtatgtGTAGCATATGTATGATGTTgcaaagtaattaatatttatgtattaattttattttatttatctatattcattgatatttaaattaattaaaaaaattggaacttttattttatatcgtttttGTTATGCACACAgcagtacataaattatatatttatatacctatatactacatgtacctatatataaataataaatacacataaacataaacataacgTCCATACATATtggcatattgtatattattgtaagcaTTAAAgttttcgtattatatattttaagttttaacgttTATGCATCGGCCAAGACGCGTTTGTACTTTTGGCAGGCAGCGGCGCACGCGgtactatatagttttaaataaataatcaatctataatagtaatactaaaatacaaattttcttgataaaataatttagaggAACCTATAGATAAAACTTGACTACACTTTATTtgatttatgtaggtactaattaaaaagattaattttttaaactgggttaacatatttttctatGCCTATTAACCTATAACTAGCCgagttgaatttattatttgttaattattaaattttagattaaagATCTTGTATTCACTTgagttaattgtttttattaacttgTCCCCACCTTTGTCGATAAGTATAATCAtaagattatgatttatgattaacgTTTCTGCATTCTATAATCTGCAGACCCATGCCCCGTAACGACCTATTGACTTGCTGGAAAAAGAAAGATCTATAAACTTACTTGGACTATAAATTAGACGTATTTAATCTAGACTTGAACATTATCTGATTCCTGTATATCGTGTAATTTAGTTTACACGTATATTAAACGTCCACactatgtaggtacatttaaacAATCGTTTAGTCTACGGTTTAAAGGTTATATctccatatattatatctatatttagcTACAAtctatgacataataattattatactcgtttGGTGATGATACagtgttatcacttatcaatattttatcgaTGCCGTCCGGTCGTCCCGTTCCCCGTCCATCCAACACCGTGTGAATTATCAACGTCGAgcggtttgaaaaaaaaaaaacgaataggtaggtaggtcgagtttttatttatttattacttcatAGTTTCGGTGTGACACTCGTCCGTGTTTACTGTTCGGTATGCCGTTCGTGGACGTCGAAGACCGTCGTGCccgatgaatataatatttgatttgtcAAATCGAAGAATgtgatttacataaattattcgaATGGCTGTTGCTAGTGCATGCATTACAACGTTCAGTTTGCGTCCGGCCGCTGTCGCGCGTGCGATGTCGGAACTGTCTTAGAGTCTGTTGCttgtgtttattgtttattctatTTTCTATTCTTATAGTCCAAACCCGCGCAAATTCGTCCGTTATCGTCGTCCGACTGCTTTGCtcggatttatttatttgtttttttttccgttaacgttttacctacctacctatctgTATCGTAGTATATTCGCGCAGAGCTCGAAGAACATTTTCTACGACCGCGTGTGCAAACTGGTGGTTCAGACATGGACACCGTTAAGGATTGCGTCGATTACCTAAAAGACCCGGAGCTGGTCGCTCGTTTTCAAAGGTCTTTCGGAGTGATGCGGTATGACCCGTCGGAAAACGGTGCTGCCATTCCGTCTCTGGACAATGGCGAGTCCAAGACCAGCAACGGTAATACGGTGCGCAAGATAAACGAAATCGATCATGTCACCAACAAGTTTTGGTATTACTTGTTTTTATTTGGCACGTACCTCGGCGATGAAATTGGATACGCTATCGTCATACCATTCTTGATATGGAACATAGATTCGGCGGTTGCTAGGAAAATGGTGCTCGTCTGGGCGGTCGTTATGTACATTGGTAATAATGATTGTTGTTGATGTTTAAATGAGATTTCTAACAACATTATTTTCATGTTAACTTCTGTTCAGGCCAGTCCATTAAAGACATAGTACAGTGGCCAAGACCGCAATGTCCCCCAGTCATTAGATTGCAAACAAAATGGTCTATTGAATATGGAATGCCATCAACTCATGCTATGATTAGTATTGCGTTGCCATTTTCTGTTTTCTATTACATTTCAAATCGATATCAAgtacttaattaaaacaattatttaaactatatttacatttgttggtttcattaatttttttttaaaaaattttttagatCGACTGCAACATTGGTATCCTAATAGTATTGCTATGGTGCATGTTAATTTCGCTTAGTCGTTTATATTTGGGTATGCACACAGTTTtggtaagttatttatttaaaactgttttatataaaaaaaataatacattcctATCTTATCTAATCTTTacgttaaataaacaattattgtttaaatcacAAAAGAATTGATTCAATGATATTCAAGGTTCATTGTAATAGTTAGGTTATCCAATTTGGTGTTACTAAACAATCAatgttgattgtttttttttcttaaaaccaATAGTGGGGAAACCTTGTCATTTTAGAAGCAAGCttgttattcaaattaatatttattgtatatattataaagattctCTGTAATTTATATAGAGAATATATTAGCTtcgtcttattagttattatgtaatatgtttatatgattACATTAAAAAACAGATTGAAATCTATAAATACTCAATGCCTTACTGATAGAGTTAGAGtatagaaaatacaaaatttgtgGGTGAatctaaaactattttaatgttttattgcaAGTTTATATGATAAGTATACTAAAGatagaataatttaacattGTAATGTGTTTGGAATttatttggtatatatttttaataaaccttttttgataaaatagttttataataatatggcattTATTAacagttatgtatatttttatctttaatgttTGGAATAACTGTTTAAAAAGGCAATGCATTTCACTTTTATTTAACTCCAGTAAAAATTATCTTTGAgaacaactatattttattatttctagaaTTTTTACAATGTGgaaataattagaatttaattttaaagttaacttcCAATGATAATGGCATGATACTGATTAACAAATCCAAAagatatacaagtatattttttttaatgaacgtCACTATTATAGTTaagattcataatattttagttataatatttatacaaggaCATATTTATAGAGTAgagtaatatgaatatttaaatagttatttttaaataacaaatacatttactttcatcattcatttatttttaaatcgtatataCTTTTTACTTTAACCAAATTACCTAAAAtcttaatgattaattttatacctttagaattatataacatacatacagagtgattttttttgttgaccagcactcattatttcaaaacct is a genomic window of Rhopalosiphum padi isolate XX-2018 chromosome 4, ASM2088224v1, whole genome shotgun sequence containing:
- the LOC132929976 gene encoding sphingosine-1-phosphate phosphatase 2-like yields the protein MDTVKDCVDYLKDPELVARFQRSFGVMRYDPSENGAAIPSLDNGESKTSNGNTVRKINEIDHVTNKFWYYLFLFGTYLGDEIGYAIVIPFLIWNIDSAVARKMVLVWAVVMYIGQSIKDIVQWPRPQCPPVIRLQTKWSIEYGMPSTHAMISIALPFSVFYYISNRYQIDCNIGILIVLLWCMLISLSRLYLGMHTVLDVIAGLLLATVLLIPFVPLADVLDRYLMYSNWTPLIFIVVTVSLILIYPTSDQWTPTKGDTTLILGTCAGILTGGWLLVKLGIQDDIRVMNPINNSISWPSINDLGVIVIRSGLGYSCIVMFFLIIKYFLCIIDKILIKSGMKIIDDVLKRHIPLLDITYKYLTFYLVSFNIIVLIPFLQNLLFVSRESFYHEAK
- the LOC132930139 gene encoding DNA polymerase epsilon subunit 3, giving the protein MAERLEDLNLPVTAITRIAKEVLPANIIVSKEAKTALARAASVFILYVSNQATTIATSRNKKTISAQDVLEALSQVDFECLIEPLQQLLEDFKSTKQQKKDTKKPTPNKNTDDADVIDLVDDDLEL
- the LOC132930138 gene encoding E3 ubiquitin-protein ligase LRSAM1-like isoform X1 yields the protein MSFFSLFSKNNNCSTNKPNKKSDNILSRMVDQDLVLQEKLEKLEKQKNLRKQNLLNEERNIKKLEENKIHLHQKSSNNDKMIQFLLTDEESTNQLVSSIQKDNLLKQKQFLNHLKDVEKTSKELINDTLNLNRSFQMNYFEKYSKCDKIKHISHEDKLKLRITDNEFTLKVEQIIDKVNMQRCLLVNKLSNDDSSKMEKLTNLLNTSNCYRQVLKEHLKFMYNQLKYLTAVELQKQNSQLNKQINNLCDERITLTKLLVDFIDKKKQNQKYLIQELEAQNVELETTTKWLSQYTKLVNDMPSELTFSKSTINPTLLHRVCTAGGGHLLLFVLENNLELPLTKEYLAKMGVNNCDDQEILINTLNYFPMPSAPTENEFPPSAPFLEEVECIVCMETKFDTLFVPCGHLCCCWKCSEQISLCPMCRTEISHKFDVKSIT
- the LOC132930138 gene encoding E3 ubiquitin-protein ligase LRSAM1-like isoform X2, with amino-acid sequence MVDQDLVLQEKLEKLEKQKNLRKQNLLNEERNIKKLEENKIHLHQKSSNNDKMIQFLLTDEESTNQLVSSIQKDNLLKQKQFLNHLKDVEKTSKELINDTLNLNRSFQMNYFEKYSKCDKIKHISHEDKLKLRITDNEFTLKVEQIIDKVNMQRCLLVNKLSNDDSSKMEKLTNLLNTSNCYRQVLKEHLKFMYNQLKYLTAVELQKQNSQLNKQINNLCDERITLTKLLVDFIDKKKQNQKYLIQELEAQNVELETTTKWLSQYTKLVNDMPSELTFSKSTINPTLLHRVCTAGGGHLLLFVLENNLELPLTKEYLAKMGVNNCDDQEILINTLNYFPMPSAPTENEFPPSAPFLEEVECIVCMETKFDTLFVPCGHLCCCWKCSEQISLCPMCRTEISHKFDVKSIT